From a single Sediminibacterium sp. KACHI17 genomic region:
- the ssb gene encoding single-stranded DNA-binding protein has translation MIKLLVIGNLGKDAILNNVNGKNVINFTVAHTEKYKDAQGVQKDRTVWVDCSYWTDRTGVVPYLKKGTQVYVEGNPDVRTYTTQDGRNGATLTLRVQSIQLVGTRGNEGGNGSSAGNSGYAPQSASYSSQPSVSSPNELTEPMDDLPF, from the coding sequence ATGATAAAATTATTGGTGATTGGCAATCTGGGTAAAGATGCCATCCTGAACAATGTGAATGGAAAGAACGTGATCAACTTTACGGTAGCACATACTGAAAAATATAAAGATGCTCAGGGTGTACAAAAAGACCGTACAGTATGGGTTGATTGTTCTTATTGGACTGATCGCACAGGTGTTGTTCCATACCTTAAAAAAGGAACACAAGTGTATGTAGAAGGTAATCCAGATGTAAGAACCTATACTACTCAAGATGGTAGAAATGGTGCTACACTTACATTAAGAGTACAGAGTATTCAATTAGTAGGAACGAGAGGTAATGAAGGGGGCAATGGCTCGTCTGCTGGTAATAGCGGATACGCACCACAAAGTGCATCTTACAGTAGCCAACCTTCTGTGTCTTCCCCGAATGAACTCACAGAACCTATGGATGATTTACCATTCTAA
- a CDS encoding ATP-binding protein: MYSSEARIYLTILITTFIIGTILAFFLVTIIRQHKKRSKLYEDRLRMEVELLETERGRIASDLHDDLGPLLSVIKMNIHLLDTKDKNDLIILGKTTSHIDHTAKRLREISNNIMPYTLQRKGLLTAMAEMTELLVEGNKLSIEFNNSIKDLAITKEKEIHIFRLFQEVLNNSIKHANASEINIHFYQEKKEICLLIKDNGCGFDKEKVMSQGKGLGLQNILRRAGILKGKVYLETAPGNGTEYLFRIPL; the protein is encoded by the coding sequence ATGTATTCCAGCGAAGCAAGAATTTACCTTACGATACTGATCACCACCTTTATCATTGGTACGATCCTCGCTTTTTTTCTTGTGACCATTATCCGGCAACATAAAAAAAGATCAAAGCTCTATGAGGACCGTTTGCGGATGGAAGTTGAATTGTTGGAGACTGAAAGAGGAAGAATCGCTTCTGATCTTCATGATGATCTAGGTCCACTACTCTCTGTTATTAAAATGAATATTCACTTATTGGATACAAAAGATAAAAATGACCTGATCATATTGGGTAAAACGACCAGTCATATCGACCATACCGCAAAAAGACTGAGAGAAATATCCAATAATATCATGCCTTATACTTTACAAAGAAAGGGACTATTAACAGCAATGGCTGAAATGACAGAATTATTGGTAGAAGGCAACAAATTATCTATTGAATTCAATAATTCTATAAAGGATTTAGCAATCACTAAAGAAAAAGAGATCCATATTTTCCGATTGTTTCAAGAAGTGCTAAATAATTCTATTAAACATGCCAATGCTTCTGAAATTAATATTCATTTCTATCAGGAGAAAAAAGAAATTTGTCTTTTGATCAAAGACAATGGATGCGGATTTGATAAAGAGAAAGTAATGAGTCAAGGAAAAGGGCTTGGCCTTCAAAATATTCTTCGTAGAGCAGGCATCTTAAAAGGGAAAGTATACCTTGAAACTGCACCAGGAAACGGAACAGAATATCTTTTCAGAATACCTTTATGA
- a CDS encoding response regulator transcription factor: MEQLLPIRVLIADDHDIFRDGLSLLLMKEPTIELVGDAANGKRLIQMAKELHPDIILTDLKMPEIDGIEAIKTIKEQLPAIKTIALSSFDSDAMVIDALEAGAMGYIIKNADRGEIIDAIRMVFTGSPYYCKTTSSRLVKLIARSEFNPYKTDAPKLFSDKEKDIIRLICEEKTSKEIGELLFMSSRTVEGHRVKILEKMNVKTTAGVAIYAIKNGLYNPDQE; the protein is encoded by the coding sequence ATGGAACAGCTTCTCCCGATTCGAGTACTAATTGCAGATGATCATGATATTTTCAGAGACGGACTTTCATTGTTACTAATGAAGGAGCCCACGATTGAATTAGTGGGAGATGCTGCCAATGGAAAGCGATTGATACAAATGGCCAAAGAACTGCATCCGGATATTATTTTGACCGATTTGAAAATGCCCGAAATAGATGGGATAGAAGCCATTAAAACCATCAAAGAACAATTGCCCGCAATTAAAACCATCGCTTTATCTTCTTTTGATAGTGATGCAATGGTCATTGACGCATTAGAAGCCGGAGCAATGGGTTATATCATCAAAAATGCAGATCGCGGTGAAATCATAGATGCTATCAGAATGGTATTTACCGGAAGTCCTTATTACTGTAAAACCACATCAAGCCGATTGGTAAAACTGATTGCCCGAAGTGAATTCAATCCTTATAAAACAGATGCTCCTAAATTATTCTCGGATAAAGAGAAAGATATCATCCGACTCATTTGCGAAGAAAAAACCAGTAAAGAGATCGGAGAACTGCTATTCATGAGTTCTCGGACCGTTGAAGGGCATCGCGTTAAGATCCTGGAAAAAATGAATGTAAAGACCACCGCCGGTGTCGCGATCTATGCCATCAAGAATGGACTCTATAACCCAGATCAAGAGTAA
- a CDS encoding Ldh family oxidoreductase, which translates to MDQTFSYASLYAFTKKVFLKMGCSDVDATTATNVLLSADLRGIDSHGVARLSGYVRLWEVERINATPNIQVVHETPSTAVVDGDAGLGLVVAPFAMKIAIEKAKQVGTGWVSVRNTNHFGIAGYHAMMALENEMIGMAMTNASALVAPTFSIERMLGTNPIAVAIPAGEQPPFVADMATTTAANGKLEILQRKNAEAPLGWVQDKDGHASTDANILKKEGALLPLGSDREHGSHKGYALGAIVDIFSAVLSGGSYGPWAPPFPAYVPMPENMPGKGLGHFFGAMRIDAFRPAAEFKSHMDNWITRFRNAKPASGHDRVLIPGDPERAYEKERMEKGIPIVTSVVEDLKTVAAKLEVDWITA; encoded by the coding sequence ATGGATCAGACATTTTCTTATGCATCTTTATATGCATTTACAAAGAAGGTATTCCTTAAAATGGGATGTTCAGATGTAGATGCCACTACTGCAACAAATGTATTGTTGTCTGCAGATCTTCGAGGGATCGATAGTCATGGTGTGGCCCGACTCAGTGGGTATGTTCGTTTATGGGAAGTTGAGCGTATCAATGCTACCCCCAATATTCAAGTGGTTCATGAAACGCCTTCCACAGCTGTTGTGGATGGAGATGCAGGGTTGGGATTGGTGGTAGCACCCTTTGCTATGAAGATCGCTATTGAAAAAGCAAAGCAAGTAGGTACAGGTTGGGTAAGTGTGCGCAATACCAATCATTTTGGTATCGCTGGTTATCATGCTATGATGGCATTGGAAAATGAAATGATCGGAATGGCCATGACCAACGCAAGTGCATTGGTAGCACCTACTTTTTCCATCGAAAGAATGTTGGGTACCAATCCAATCGCTGTAGCTATTCCGGCAGGAGAGCAACCACCCTTTGTGGCAGATATGGCTACCACAACAGCCGCAAATGGTAAACTGGAAATACTGCAAAGAAAAAATGCAGAAGCCCCATTGGGCTGGGTCCAAGACAAGGATGGACATGCATCAACTGATGCCAATATCTTAAAGAAGGAAGGAGCTTTATTACCCTTGGGTAGTGATCGTGAACATGGAAGTCATAAAGGATATGCACTAGGTGCGATCGTAGATATTTTTTCAGCAGTACTCAGTGGGGGTAGCTATGGTCCCTGGGCTCCGCCATTTCCGGCCTATGTACCCATGCCTGAAAATATGCCCGGTAAAGGGCTGGGTCATTTCTTTGGTGCCATGAGAATAGATGCTTTCCGTCCTGCAGCAGAATTCAAATCACATATGGATAACTGGATCACCAGGTTTAGGAATGCAAAACCCGCTTCTGGTCATGATCGTGTATTGATTCCAGGTGATCCGGAACGTGCTTATGAAAAGGAAAGAATGGAGAAAGGTATTCCAATCGTAACAAGTGTTGTAGAGGATCTGAAAACTGTGGCTGCAAAATTGGAAGTCGACTGGATAACAGCATAA
- a CDS encoding aspartate kinase — translation MKFGGTSVGKPERMHQVSQLITKDAEPKIVVLSALSGTTNALVEISNSLSLADRQAAKQKIDQLEAHYRQFVLDLVKTDHVRAKANAVVSEHFEFLNIILRISFSEALNKDILAQGELMSTKLFSCYLEEQGIDHMLLPALEFMTIDANEEPQLGSIKVKLSQQLQLHKDKKLFITQGYICRNSKGEVDNLKRGGSDYTASLVAAAIQASVCEIWTDIDGMHNNDPRIVNKTVAIEQLSFDEAAELAYFGAKILHPTCIWPAQQENVPVKLLNTMQPDAPGTVITKEAGSVGVKAVAAKDGIIAIKIKSSRMLLAYGFLRKVFEVFEKYRTSIDMITTSEVAVSVTIDTDVALSSIVKELEPFGTVEVDKDQTIVSIVGNEIAQTDAVLQKLFNAIQEIPVTMVSYGGSTHNISLLVPSQYKTKTLQLLNSGLFGL, via the coding sequence ATGAAGTTCGGCGGTACCAGCGTAGGAAAGCCGGAACGTATGCACCAAGTATCACAATTGATCACTAAGGATGCAGAACCCAAGATCGTTGTGTTAAGTGCACTAAGTGGCACAACCAATGCTCTTGTTGAGATCAGTAATAGCCTTTCATTGGCAGACAGGCAAGCAGCCAAACAAAAGATCGATCAGTTAGAAGCTCATTATCGTCAGTTTGTACTTGATCTAGTGAAGACAGATCATGTTCGTGCAAAAGCGAATGCTGTTGTTAGTGAACATTTTGAATTCCTGAATATCATTTTACGTATTTCCTTCAGTGAAGCGCTCAACAAAGATATTTTAGCGCAAGGTGAACTGATGAGTACCAAACTATTTAGTTGCTACCTTGAAGAGCAAGGTATCGATCATATGCTATTGCCTGCATTGGAATTTATGACGATTGATGCCAATGAAGAGCCTCAGTTGGGTAGCATCAAAGTGAAATTGAGTCAGCAACTGCAACTACATAAAGACAAAAAATTATTCATTACTCAAGGATATATCTGTCGTAATTCGAAAGGAGAAGTGGACAATTTGAAAAGAGGAGGTAGTGATTATACCGCTTCACTGGTAGCCGCAGCTATTCAGGCAAGTGTTTGTGAGATATGGACAGATATTGACGGTATGCACAATAACGACCCTCGTATCGTTAATAAAACTGTAGCTATTGAACAATTGAGTTTTGATGAAGCAGCAGAGTTGGCTTATTTCGGTGCTAAAATTTTGCATCCAACATGTATCTGGCCTGCACAACAGGAGAATGTTCCGGTGAAGTTATTAAATACCATGCAGCCTGATGCACCTGGAACTGTGATCACTAAAGAAGCTGGTAGTGTAGGTGTGAAAGCAGTAGCTGCAAAAGATGGTATCATAGCCATCAAGATCAAAAGCAGTAGGATGTTATTGGCATACGGTTTCTTACGTAAAGTGTTTGAAGTTTTTGAAAAATATCGAACTTCTATTGATATGATCACCACTTCTGAAGTAGCCGTATCAGTGACCATTGATACAGATGTTGCTTTGAGTAGTATCGTGAAAGAACTGGAACCTTTCGGAACAGTTGAAGTTGATAAGGATCAAACCATCGTATCAATTGTAGGTAATGAGATCGCTCAAACAGATGCAGTTCTGCAAAAACTGTTCAATGCCATTCAGGAAATACCGGTTACCATGGTTAGCTATGGTGGCAGCACTCACAATATTTCTTTATTGGTACCTAGTCAGTACAAGACTAAAACATTGCAATTACTCAATAGCGGCTTATTTGGATTGTGA
- a CDS encoding carboxypeptidase-like regulatory domain-containing protein: MRIVVVLITCIVSFQISFAQQTLRGKVIAGDTKQPIHLANVFLSNTSIGTVTNADGSFVLDRFPQGRFDVVVSCIGYETYVTTIQYAQLPASIEVVLNPRINVLQEVVVEPYEKNGWDRYGKFFMENFIGMSALAADCKLKNPETIRFRFNKKENILRAFADEPIVLENRALGYILHYDLKVFEYNYGTRIFYFQGYPLFEDIITDRKRLLNRWEKNRADAYAGSMMHFMRSLFRNQLIENGFEVRKLIKVSEEEKKRVRSIYNSRTYINGSGNIIVNDSLLGNGNKDSADYYRKVMRQPEKMAVLINQLLPGDSIAFAIDSFTAGLYFDDHLQIIYKYKQVPDEFVRMNTLSVQPKTPVMSEIYLPRKKTIAVLANGSYFEGIDLISSGYWGWWEKLATMLPFDYKPPVKRSE, from the coding sequence ATGAGAATCGTAGTTGTACTGATCACTTGTATTGTGAGTTTTCAAATCTCCTTTGCTCAGCAAACATTAAGGGGGAAAGTCATCGCAGGTGATACGAAGCAGCCTATTCATTTAGCCAATGTCTTTTTAAGCAATACCTCCATTGGAACAGTGACCAATGCTGACGGGTCTTTTGTCTTGGATAGATTTCCCCAAGGACGTTTTGATGTAGTTGTGTCCTGTATTGGTTATGAGACCTATGTGACCACTATTCAATATGCTCAATTACCTGCTTCAATTGAAGTAGTACTAAATCCTAGAATAAATGTATTGCAAGAAGTAGTGGTAGAACCTTATGAAAAAAATGGCTGGGATCGGTATGGAAAATTTTTCATGGAAAATTTCATAGGGATGTCTGCATTGGCAGCTGATTGTAAACTAAAAAATCCTGAGACGATCCGATTTCGATTCAATAAAAAAGAAAATATTCTTCGGGCATTTGCAGATGAACCAATTGTATTAGAGAATAGAGCACTCGGATATATTTTACACTATGACTTAAAAGTGTTTGAATATAATTATGGAACAAGAATATTTTACTTTCAGGGATATCCCTTGTTTGAAGACATAATTACGGATCGGAAACGTTTATTGAATCGTTGGGAAAAGAATCGAGCGGATGCTTACGCAGGGTCTATGATGCATTTTATGCGTTCACTATTCAGAAATCAATTGATTGAAAATGGTTTTGAAGTAAGGAAACTCATTAAGGTCAGTGAAGAAGAAAAGAAGAGAGTTAGAAGCATTTATAATTCTAGGACCTATATAAATGGTAGTGGAAACATTATCGTCAATGATAGTTTGCTGGGTAACGGAAACAAAGACAGTGCTGATTACTACCGAAAAGTGATGCGACAGCCGGAAAAAATGGCTGTATTGATCAATCAACTTTTACCGGGCGATAGCATCGCGTTTGCGATTGATAGCTTTACTGCCGGATTATATTTTGATGATCATCTACAAATTATCTACAAATACAAACAAGTGCCAGATGAATTCGTTAGGATGAATACCCTATCTGTTCAACCTAAAACACCCGTGATGTCTGAAATCTATTTGCCAAGAAAAAAGACCATTGCAGTACTTGCCAATGGTAGCTATTTTGAAGGTATAGACCTCATCTCTTCCGGATACTGGGGTTGGTGGGAAAAATTAGCAACCATGCTACCTTTTGATTATAAACCGCCTGTTAAGAGAAGTGAGTAG
- the bioA gene encoding adenosylmethionine--8-amino-7-oxononanoate transaminase, with protein MSIVSRDKECIWHPFTRQKNMADPIAIVKGKGSLLFDENGNQYIDAISSWWVNLHGHAHPYIAEKLYQQALELEQVIFAGFTHRPAVELAERLLAILPGNFSRIFYSDNGSTSTEVALKMAIQYWWNQNQKQRNKIIAFKNSYHGDTFGAMSVSDRSVFTLAFHELLFDVVFLDTPTQENISELKNTMQQHASQTAAFIYEPLVQGAGGMNMYDPYLLNELLNTAKLNDIICIADEVMTGFGRTGKFFASEYMHKKPDIICLSKGLTGGTMALGVTACTDRIYQAYVDDDAMKTFFHGHSFTANPLACTAALASLDLLEKEQCLSQIENICASNLTCAAELRKSKLPIKDVRTLGTILAFEIDQGKKEYLNQVSTVITKKALEAGMYIRPLGNTVYIMPPYCIEEVELQKIYSFLLGAW; from the coding sequence ATGAGTATTGTTTCACGTGATAAAGAATGTATTTGGCATCCGTTTACCCGACAAAAAAACATGGCTGATCCGATAGCCATAGTTAAGGGTAAGGGTTCATTGTTATTTGACGAAAACGGGAATCAGTATATTGATGCAATCAGTAGCTGGTGGGTAAATCTGCATGGCCATGCGCATCCTTATATCGCTGAGAAATTATACCAACAGGCTTTGGAACTGGAACAGGTGATCTTTGCGGGATTTACTCACCGTCCGGCAGTAGAACTGGCTGAACGATTATTAGCCATCTTACCGGGTAATTTTTCAAGGATCTTTTATAGTGATAATGGATCAACCTCTACAGAAGTGGCGCTGAAAATGGCCATACAATACTGGTGGAATCAGAATCAAAAACAAAGAAATAAGATCATCGCTTTTAAGAATAGTTATCATGGTGATACGTTCGGAGCGATGAGTGTAAGTGATCGTAGTGTTTTCACACTGGCATTTCATGAATTACTTTTTGATGTTGTTTTTCTGGATACTCCGACACAAGAAAATATCAGTGAATTAAAAAATACCATGCAGCAACACGCATCACAAACTGCTGCATTCATCTATGAACCTTTGGTACAGGGGGCAGGCGGTATGAATATGTATGACCCTTATCTACTGAATGAATTACTGAATACCGCCAAGCTGAATGATATCATCTGTATTGCGGACGAAGTAATGACCGGATTTGGAAGAACCGGAAAATTTTTCGCAAGTGAATACATGCATAAGAAGCCTGATATCATTTGTTTAAGCAAAGGCTTAACAGGAGGTACAATGGCGCTTGGTGTAACAGCTTGCACTGATCGTATCTATCAGGCTTATGTCGATGATGACGCCATGAAAACATTTTTCCATGGGCATTCCTTTACAGCGAACCCATTAGCCTGTACAGCAGCACTTGCCAGCCTAGATCTATTGGAGAAAGAACAATGTCTGTCACAGATTGAAAATATATGCGCTTCGAATCTTACCTGTGCAGCTGAGCTTCGCAAGAGCAAACTGCCTATCAAAGATGTTCGTACACTGGGAACGATCCTGGCTTTTGAGATCGATCAGGGTAAAAAGGAGTACCTGAATCAGGTAAGTACGGTGATCACCAAGAAAGCGCTAGAAGCGGGCATGTATATTCGTCCATTAGGTAACACTGTATACATCATGCCCCCATATTGCATTGAGGAAGTAGAATTACAAAAAATATACTCCTTCTTATTGGGTGCATGGTGA
- a CDS encoding RNA polymerase sigma factor — protein MLDEQKLVKDCLKQHPAAQKLLYDTFAEQMLGTCFRYTKSMNDAEEVMQQGFIKVFQNLHQFRSEGDLGAWIRRIMVNTAINYLKRKPQYQLDLSFEDTHLHPVDSHQPDLKIQMKDLLNLIRQLPSGYQTIFNLYAVEGYSHVEIAKILGISEGTSRSQYARARALLISWLEKYSVNGKKDRYAQ, from the coding sequence ATGTTAGACGAACAGAAACTGGTAAAAGACTGCCTGAAGCAACATCCGGCTGCCCAAAAGCTGCTGTATGACACATTTGCCGAGCAAATGCTGGGTACCTGTTTCCGTTATACCAAGAGTATGAATGATGCAGAGGAGGTTATGCAACAAGGTTTTATCAAAGTATTTCAGAACCTGCATCAGTTTCGTTCTGAAGGTGATCTGGGTGCATGGATCAGAAGAATTATGGTCAATACTGCGATCAATTATTTAAAACGAAAGCCGCAATATCAATTAGATCTAAGCTTTGAAGACACTCATTTGCATCCGGTTGATAGCCATCAGCCTGATCTAAAGATACAAATGAAGGACCTTTTAAATCTGATCAGACAATTGCCTTCCGGCTATCAAACCATTTTTAACCTCTATGCGGTAGAAGGATATTCACATGTGGAGATCGCTAAAATATTAGGGATCAGTGAAGGCACCAGTCGATCACAATATGCAAGAGCGAGGGCATTATTGATCAGCTGGTTAGAAAAATATTCTGTTAACGGAAAAAAAGATCGTTATGCCCAATAA
- a CDS encoding YdeI/OmpD-associated family protein, whose translation MKPIIRKKYKLEKFPGKGGWTYATIPEISQDPKQPFGWVKVKGTIDDHVISNYKLMPMGNGKLFLPIKASIRKSIGKEAGDHVLITLYRDNDPISVPANFLACLKDEPKAYTHFFELKEGEQKQYIDWINEAKKETTRTERMAKAITKIAAGLTLKTNT comes from the coding sequence ATGAAACCGATCATTCGAAAAAAATATAAGCTTGAAAAATTCCCGGGAAAAGGTGGCTGGACCTATGCTACAATCCCAGAGATAAGTCAAGATCCCAAACAACCATTTGGATGGGTTAAAGTGAAAGGTACAATTGATGATCATGTTATTAGTAACTATAAACTCATGCCCATGGGCAATGGGAAACTCTTTTTACCTATTAAAGCTTCCATCAGAAAAAGTATAGGAAAAGAAGCGGGTGATCATGTGCTGATCACACTCTATCGGGATAATGACCCCATCAGTGTTCCAGCAAATTTTTTAGCGTGTCTAAAAGATGAGCCAAAAGCTTATACCCATTTCTTTGAATTGAAAGAGGGTGAACAAAAACAATATATTGATTGGATCAATGAAGCAAAAAAAGAAACAACCCGAACAGAAAGAATGGCAAAAGCTATTACCAAAATCGCTGCCGGGTTGACACTGAAAACCAACACATGA
- the queG gene encoding tRNA epoxyqueuosine(34) reductase QueG — translation MTTTQTIKHIASTNGFDYCGIAKAVPLDDDARRLESWLNQQRHGSMSYMESYFDLRVDPTKLVPGAKSVITLLKNYFPSQEQGPGAPKISKYAWGKDYHEVIRQQLQKLLDAIRIHIGDIQGRGFVDSAPVLERSWATRSGAGWIGKNGNLITKQNGSFFFIATLIVDIPLEYDDPFAKDFCGTCRKCIDACPTEAILDNKVIDGSKCISYFTIELKDALIPNEMKGKFDNWMFGCDTCQDVCPWNRFSHPHQEPSFDPLPQILNLSTHEWELLTEEAFKKIFQHSPLKRSKFKGIQRNLSFLKHETDHSKKI, via the coding sequence GTGACCACCACTCAAACCATCAAACATATTGCCTCTACAAACGGGTTTGATTATTGTGGCATTGCGAAAGCAGTTCCACTGGATGATGACGCGCGGAGGTTAGAATCATGGCTTAATCAGCAGAGACATGGCTCCATGTCATATATGGAAAGCTACTTTGATCTTAGGGTTGACCCCACTAAGTTGGTTCCGGGAGCTAAATCTGTGATCACTTTATTAAAAAACTATTTCCCTTCTCAGGAACAAGGCCCGGGTGCTCCAAAAATTTCTAAATATGCCTGGGGTAAAGATTATCATGAAGTGATCAGGCAACAATTACAAAAATTGTTAGATGCTATTCGGATCCATATTGGCGATATACAAGGAAGAGGATTTGTAGATTCTGCTCCGGTATTGGAAAGAAGCTGGGCTACCAGAAGTGGTGCCGGGTGGATCGGTAAAAATGGAAATCTTATCACCAAGCAAAACGGTTCATTTTTCTTTATTGCTACCTTGATCGTTGATATTCCATTGGAATATGATGATCCTTTCGCTAAAGATTTCTGTGGCACTTGCAGAAAATGTATTGATGCTTGTCCAACTGAAGCCATATTGGACAACAAAGTGATTGATGGCAGTAAATGCATTAGTTATTTCACCATCGAATTAAAAGATGCTTTGATCCCGAATGAAATGAAAGGGAAATTTGATAACTGGATGTTTGGTTGTGATACCTGTCAGGATGTTTGTCCATGGAATCGATTCAGTCATCCGCATCAGGAACCCTCATTTGATCCTTTGCCTCAGATATTAAATTTAAGTACCCATGAATGGGAACTCTTGACCGAAGAAGCTTTTAAAAAAATATTTCAGCATTCCCCTCTTAAACGAAGTAAATTCAAGGGTATTCAGCGAAATTTATCTTTCCTGAAACATGAAACCGATCATTCGAAAAAAATATAA
- a CDS encoding serine hydrolase domain-containing protein, translating into MKVSLVLCFMLFLQFSNAQYDFSSLDSKLEASKKELDGHVVAMIYKDGKVIYQKAIGTDFNAKVQAPIASASKWLTAALVMVYVDEGKISLNDRISKYLPIFTKYSKGYITIKDCLSHLTGIESEPIRNLKEMLNRKKYSNLEEEINDFASEREIVANPGLEFRYSNIGLNIAAKILEVVTKRSFEQIMAEKITRPLQMRNTSFASFNAVNPSGGAQSSAGDYMSFLAMILNKGVYNGKRILSEKAIEQMETVYTTSDMIKYAPKAAEGFQYGFGQWIMTTDENGKATSMTSPGLFGTWPMIDRCRGYACIFFTKGTLGEEKKQLYLSLKDIIDGILPSTCK; encoded by the coding sequence ATGAAAGTCAGTCTAGTACTGTGTTTTATGCTATTCTTACAGTTTTCAAACGCACAATATGATTTTAGTTCATTAGACAGTAAACTAGAAGCATCTAAAAAAGAATTGGATGGACATGTTGTTGCGATGATCTATAAGGATGGTAAAGTGATTTATCAAAAAGCGATAGGTACTGATTTTAATGCAAAGGTACAAGCGCCTATCGCCAGTGCCAGTAAGTGGCTGACAGCGGCATTGGTTATGGTATATGTAGATGAAGGTAAAATTTCGTTGAATGACAGGATCAGTAAATACCTACCCATCTTCACTAAGTATTCCAAAGGTTATATTACCATCAAAGATTGTTTATCTCACTTAACAGGAATAGAGTCAGAACCGATCCGCAACCTGAAAGAGATGCTGAATCGAAAAAAATATTCAAATCTTGAAGAAGAGATCAATGATTTTGCATCTGAAAGAGAAATCGTGGCAAATCCTGGACTAGAATTCAGGTATAGCAATATCGGTCTGAATATTGCTGCTAAAATTCTTGAAGTGGTTACCAAAAGAAGTTTTGAACAGATCATGGCAGAGAAGATCACAAGACCATTACAAATGCGCAATACCAGCTTTGCAAGTTTCAATGCTGTGAATCCATCCGGTGGTGCACAATCAAGTGCAGGTGATTATATGAGTTTTCTTGCTATGATCCTGAATAAAGGTGTCTATAATGGTAAACGTATTTTAAGTGAGAAAGCCATTGAACAAATGGAAACGGTATATACCACTTCTGATATGATCAAATATGCTCCTAAAGCTGCGGAAGGTTTTCAATATGGTTTTGGGCAGTGGATCATGACCACTGATGAGAATGGTAAAGCCACTTCTATGACTTCTCCCGGTCTATTTGGTACCTGGCCAATGATAGACCGATGCAGAGGGTATGCCTGTATATTTTTTACCAAGGGAACACTCGGAGAAGAAAAAAAACAACTGTATCTTTCTCTAAAAGATATCATTGACGGTATTCTTCCTTCTACTTGTAAATAG